One genomic region from Equus asinus isolate D_3611 breed Donkey chromosome 10, EquAss-T2T_v2, whole genome shotgun sequence encodes:
- the LOC106845303 gene encoding torsin-1A isoform X2, with protein sequence MKLCRAALGVLLLAPLGVRAVEPISLGLALAGVLTGYISYPRLYCLFAECCGQKPNLSREELQKDLNSKLFGQHLAKKVILNAVSGFMSNAKPKKPLTLSLHGWTGTGKNFASKIIAENIYEGGLNSDYVHLFVATLHFPHASNVTLYKDQLQLWIRGNVSACARSIFIFDEMDKMHAGLIDAIKPFLDYYDHVDGVSYQKAIFIFLSNAGAERITDVALDFWRSGKQREEIKLKDMEHALSVSAFNNRKSGFWHSSLIDRNLIDYFVPFLPLEYKHLKMCIRSEMQSRGYKVDEDIVTRVAEEMTFFPKEERIFSDKGCKTVFTKLDYYYDD encoded by the exons ATGAAGCTGTGCCGGGCCGCGCTGGGCGTGCTGCTGCTGGCGCCGCTCGGGGTGCGGGCGGTGGAGCCCATcagcctgggcctggccctggccGGCGTGCTCACCGGCTACATCTCCTACCCGCGCCTCTACTGCCTCTTCGCCGAGTGCTGCGGCCAGAAGCCGAACCTCAGCCGGGAGG AGTTGCAGAAGGATCTGAACAGCAAGCTGTTTGGGCAGCATCTTGCAAAGAAGGTCATCTTAAATGCTGTGTCTGGTTTCATGAGCAACGCGAAGCCCAAGAAACCGCTCACCCTCTCCCTGCACGGCTGGACGGGCACCGGCAAAAATTTCGCCAGCAAGATCATCGCGGAGAACATTTACGAGGGGGGCCTGAACAGTGACTATGTCCACCTCTTTGTGGCCACACTGCACTTTCCGCACGCCTCCAACGTCACCTTATATAAG GATCAGTTACAGTTGTGGATTCGCGGCAACGTGAGTGCCTGTGCAAGGTCCATCTTCATATTCGATGAAATGGATAAGATGCATGCGGGCCTCATCGATGCCATCAAGCCTTTCCTAGACTATTATGACCACGTGGATGGGGTCTCCTATCAGAAAGCCATCTTCATATTTCTCAG CAATGCTGGAGCAGAAAGGATCACAGACGTGGCCTTAGATTTCTGGAGAAGTggaaagcagagggaagaaatCAAGCTCAAAGACATGGAGCACGCCTTGTCTGTGTCGGCCTTCAATAACAGGAAGA gtgGCTTCTGGCACAGCAGCTTAATTGACCGAAATCTCATTGATTATTTTGTCCCCTTCCTCCCCCTGGAATATAAACACCTGAAAATGTGCATCAGATCGGAAATGCAGTCCCGAGGCTATAAAGTTGACGAGGACATTGTAACCAGAGTGGCTGAGGAGATGACATTCTTCCCCAAAGAGGAGAGAATTTTCTCTGACAAAGGCTGCAAAACTGTGTTCACCAAGTTGGATTATTATTACGATGACTGA
- the LOC106845303 gene encoding torsin-1A isoform X3, which translates to MKLCRAALGVLLLAPLGVRAVEPISLGLALAGVLTGYISYPRLYCLFAECCGQKPNLSREELQKDLNSKLFGQHLAKKVILNAVSGFMSNAKPKKPLTLSLHGWTGTGKNFASKIIAENIYEGGLNSDYVHLFVATLHFPHASNVTLYKVASGTAA; encoded by the exons ATGAAGCTGTGCCGGGCCGCGCTGGGCGTGCTGCTGCTGGCGCCGCTCGGGGTGCGGGCGGTGGAGCCCATcagcctgggcctggccctggccGGCGTGCTCACCGGCTACATCTCCTACCCGCGCCTCTACTGCCTCTTCGCCGAGTGCTGCGGCCAGAAGCCGAACCTCAGCCGGGAGG AGTTGCAGAAGGATCTGAACAGCAAGCTGTTTGGGCAGCATCTTGCAAAGAAGGTCATCTTAAATGCTGTGTCTGGTTTCATGAGCAACGCGAAGCCCAAGAAACCGCTCACCCTCTCCCTGCACGGCTGGACGGGCACCGGCAAAAATTTCGCCAGCAAGATCATCGCGGAGAACATTTACGAGGGGGGCCTGAACAGTGACTATGTCCACCTCTTTGTGGCCACACTGCACTTTCCGCACGCCTCCAACGTCACCTTATATAAG gtgGCTTCTGGCACAGCAGCTTAA
- the LOC106845303 gene encoding torsin-1A isoform X1, whose amino-acid sequence MKLCRAALGVLLLAPLGVRAVEPISLGLALAGVLTGYISYPRLYCLFAECCGQKPNLSREELQKDLNSKLFGQHLAKKVILNAVSGFMSNAKPKKPLTLSLHGWTGTGKNFASKIIAENIYEGGLNSDYVHLFVATLHFPHASNVTLYKDQLQLWIRGNVSACARSIFIFDEMDKMHAGLIDAIKPFLDYYDHVDGVSYQKAIFIFLSNAGAERITDVALDFWRSGKQREEIKLKDMEHALSVSAFNNRKNRKCSPEAIKLTRTL is encoded by the exons ATGAAGCTGTGCCGGGCCGCGCTGGGCGTGCTGCTGCTGGCGCCGCTCGGGGTGCGGGCGGTGGAGCCCATcagcctgggcctggccctggccGGCGTGCTCACCGGCTACATCTCCTACCCGCGCCTCTACTGCCTCTTCGCCGAGTGCTGCGGCCAGAAGCCGAACCTCAGCCGGGAGG AGTTGCAGAAGGATCTGAACAGCAAGCTGTTTGGGCAGCATCTTGCAAAGAAGGTCATCTTAAATGCTGTGTCTGGTTTCATGAGCAACGCGAAGCCCAAGAAACCGCTCACCCTCTCCCTGCACGGCTGGACGGGCACCGGCAAAAATTTCGCCAGCAAGATCATCGCGGAGAACATTTACGAGGGGGGCCTGAACAGTGACTATGTCCACCTCTTTGTGGCCACACTGCACTTTCCGCACGCCTCCAACGTCACCTTATATAAG GATCAGTTACAGTTGTGGATTCGCGGCAACGTGAGTGCCTGTGCAAGGTCCATCTTCATATTCGATGAAATGGATAAGATGCATGCGGGCCTCATCGATGCCATCAAGCCTTTCCTAGACTATTATGACCACGTGGATGGGGTCTCCTATCAGAAAGCCATCTTCATATTTCTCAG CAATGCTGGAGCAGAAAGGATCACAGACGTGGCCTTAGATTTCTGGAGAAGTggaaagcagagggaagaaatCAAGCTCAAAGACATGGAGCACGCCTTGTCTGTGTCGGCCTTCAATAACAGGAAGA ATCGGAAATGCAGTCCCGAGGCTATAAAGTTGACGAGGACATTGTAA
- the LOC106845403 gene encoding torsin-1B translates to MPAPSVAAVAGWERGMRRARRLVAAAVLRLLLAAHVAAAFDPVSVGVVIGAASALTGYLSYCRFAECCREEQPLNASALKLDLEEKLFGQHLATEVILKALTGFKNNKNPKKPLTLSLHGWAGTGKNFVSQIVAENLHSKGLKSKFVHLFVSTLHFPHEQQIKLYQDQLQKWIRGNVSACASSLFIFDEMDKLHPGVIDAIKPFLDYYEQVDGVSYRKAIFIFLSNAGGDLITKTALDFWRAGRKREDIELKDLEHVLSVGVFNNKHSGLWHSSLIERNLIDYFIPFLPLEYRHVKMCVRAEMRARGSAIDEDIVTMVAEEMTFFPKDEKIYSDKGCKTVQSRLDFHEAPNGAG, encoded by the exons ATGCCGGCGCCCAGCGTAGCCGCGGTGgcggggtgggagagggggatgCGGCGGGCGCGGCGGCTGGTGGCTGCGGCCGTGTTGCGGCTGCTGCTGGCGGCCCACGTGGCGGCGGCGTTCGATCCCGTCAGCGTGGGCGTCGTCATCGGGGCGGCTTCGGCGCTCACCGGCTACCTGTCCTACTGCCGCTTCGCCGAGTGCTGCCGCGAGGAGCAGCCGCTCAACGCGTCGG CCCTCAAGCTAGATTTGGAGGAGAAGCTGTTTGGGCAACATCTGGCCACAGAGGTGATTCTCAAGGCTCTGACTGGCttcaagaacaacaaaaatcccAAGAAACCGCTGACTCTTTCCTTACACGGCTGGGCTGGCACGGGAAAGAATTTTGTCAGCCAGATTGTGGCTGAAAATCTTCACTCGAAAGGCCTGAAGAGTAAATTTGTCCACCTGTTTGTGTCGACTCTGCACTTCCCTCACGAGCAGCAGATAAAACTGTACCAG GACCAGTTACAGAAGTGGATTCGGGGTAACGTGAGTGCGTGTGCGAGCTCCCTGTTCATATTTGACGAGATGGATAAATTGCACCCCGGGGTCATCGACGCCATCAAGCCATTCCTGGACTACTACGAGCAGGTGGATGGCGTGTCTTACCGGAAGGCCATCTTCATCTTTCTCAG CAACGCAGGTGGGGACCTCATCACGAAGACAGCCCTTGACTTTTGGCGAGcgggaagaaagagggaggacaTTGAGCTGAAGGACCTGGAGCACGTGCTGTCCGTGGGAGTCTTCAATAATAAGCACA GTGGCCTGTGGCACAGCAGCCTGATCGAAAGAAACCTCATCGATTACTTTatccccttcctgcccctggagTACAGACACGTGAAGATGTGCGTGAGGGCAGAGATGAGGGCCCGCGGTTCTGCCATAGATGAAGACATTGTCACCATGGTGGCAGAGGAAATGACGTTTTTCCCCAAAGACGAGAAAATCTACTCAGACAAGGGCTGCAAGACAGTGCAGTCACGGCTGGATTTTCATGAAGCTCCTAACGGTGCAGGGTAG